In a single window of the Micrococcaceae bacterium Sec5.7 genome:
- a CDS encoding PrsW family intramembrane metalloprotease translates to MGHVQEQNYQPAPGNSAQPVQQRVPPLPPLPGRRKPAGELGLVVGGGILAFFSLFVVIPFLLASTGSAGFFIGFVASLVPLAAVLLAVYVIDRWEPEPKRLLLFAFTWGAAVSIAVTLLVQPVFALAYAGPSDEGYLTFMTTVQAPVVEEFAKGLGLLLLLLLARKHFDGPVDGVVFAFTIAGGFAFTENILYFGRAIAESSSPATDLARIFFLRGVMSPFAHAIFIGATGLIMGFAARRWQPGVSVGAFLVGLIPAMFLHSRWNSMGEGFLADYVLIQIPIFLLAIGMIVLLRIAENRLTRQRLLEYAAAGWFTPAEVDLLATAGGRRAAVRWAKTYNRGPQMKTFLKAATRLAFTRQRILSGRDIQTHQSDERQQLHDVVAMRAAVGL, encoded by the coding sequence ATGGGTCACGTCCAGGAACAGAACTACCAGCCGGCGCCGGGCAACAGCGCGCAGCCAGTTCAACAGCGGGTCCCGCCGCTGCCGCCGCTCCCCGGCAGGCGGAAGCCCGCCGGGGAGCTGGGCCTGGTGGTTGGTGGTGGCATCCTGGCCTTCTTCAGCCTGTTCGTGGTCATCCCCTTTCTGCTGGCCAGCACCGGAAGCGCAGGATTCTTCATCGGCTTCGTGGCGTCACTGGTCCCGCTGGCCGCGGTACTGCTGGCCGTCTACGTGATCGACCGCTGGGAGCCCGAACCGAAACGCCTTTTGCTTTTCGCGTTTACGTGGGGAGCGGCGGTCTCCATTGCGGTGACCCTGCTTGTTCAGCCTGTTTTCGCGCTCGCGTATGCCGGACCTTCAGACGAGGGCTATCTGACTTTCATGACCACAGTGCAGGCGCCGGTAGTGGAGGAATTCGCCAAAGGACTTGGCCTGCTGCTCCTTCTGCTGCTGGCGCGGAAACACTTTGACGGCCCCGTGGACGGTGTGGTGTTCGCCTTCACCATCGCCGGCGGATTCGCGTTTACGGAAAACATCCTCTACTTCGGCCGGGCGATCGCCGAATCCAGCAGCCCCGCCACCGACCTCGCCCGGATCTTCTTCCTCCGCGGCGTAATGTCCCCGTTCGCCCACGCCATCTTCATCGGTGCTACCGGGCTCATCATGGGCTTCGCGGCCCGCCGTTGGCAGCCAGGCGTTTCCGTGGGTGCGTTTCTTGTCGGGCTGATCCCCGCAATGTTCCTGCACAGCCGATGGAACAGCATGGGCGAGGGATTCCTCGCGGACTATGTGCTGATCCAGATACCCATATTTCTGCTGGCCATCGGAATGATCGTGCTCTTGCGCATTGCGGAAAACAGGCTCACCCGCCAGAGGCTCCTTGAGTACGCGGCGGCGGGATGGTTCACCCCCGCCGAAGTGGACTTGCTGGCCACTGCAGGCGGCAGAAGGGCAGCTGTCCGATGGGCGAAAACGTACAACCGCGGGCCTCAGATGAAGACCTTCCTCAAGGCGGCCACCCGGCTTGCCTTCACCAGGCAGAGAATTCTCAGCGGACGGGACATCCAGACACATCAGTCGGACGAACGCCAGCAGCTGCACGACGTTGTGGCGATGCGTGCCGCCGTCGGACTCTAG
- the pyrR gene encoding bifunctional pyr operon transcriptional regulator/uracil phosphoribosyltransferase PyrR: protein MTSVTDAPVPARVVLNQADIDRALTRIAHEILEANKGSKDLVLLGIPRRGYPLAVRLARKIAAADPTVDAAAIVGQLDVTMFRDDLSHHPTRPPYPTQLPQSGIDNKVVVLIDDVLYSGRTIRAALDAIIDLGRPRIVRLAVLIDRGHRELPIRADHVGKNLPTSSSEKVRVRLEETDSGDGQAVNEVVIEAGV, encoded by the coding sequence TTGACTTCTGTCACAGACGCACCGGTTCCGGCCAGGGTTGTACTCAACCAGGCGGATATCGACCGTGCACTAACTCGTATCGCCCATGAGATTCTCGAAGCCAATAAGGGCTCCAAGGATCTGGTCCTGTTGGGCATTCCGCGCCGCGGCTATCCGCTGGCCGTCCGGCTGGCCCGGAAAATTGCCGCCGCAGACCCCACCGTTGATGCCGCCGCGATCGTCGGCCAGCTCGATGTCACCATGTTCCGCGATGACCTTTCACACCACCCCACCCGGCCGCCCTACCCCACCCAGCTGCCGCAATCGGGAATCGACAACAAAGTGGTGGTCCTCATCGATGATGTTCTGTATTCGGGCCGCACCATCCGCGCCGCCCTGGACGCCATCATTGATCTGGGCCGGCCGCGCATTGTGCGCCTGGCAGTCCTGATAGACCGCGGACACCGTGAACTGCCCATCCGCGCTGACCATGTGGGCAAGAACCTCCCCACGTCCTCGTCCGAGAAGGTGCGTGTCCGGCTGGAGGAGACCGATTCCGGCGACGGACAGGCAGTCAACGAAGTAGTCATCGAGGCGGGCGTATGA
- a CDS encoding aspartate carbamoyltransferase catalytic subunit, with the protein MKHLLSTEDLSLANAVRILDTAEEMAAVGDREVKKLPALRGRTVVNLFFEDSTRTRISFEAAAKRLSADVINFAAKGSSVSKGESLKDTAQTLAAMGADAVVIRHWASGAPHRLASTDWIDAAVINAGDGTHEHPTQALLDAFTMRRHWSKLAGTPSTGADLTGMRVAMAGDVLHSRVARSNVWLLRTLGAEVTLVAPPTLLPVGVEKWPCSISYNLDETLEKGVDAMMMLRVQGERMNASFFPSAREYSRRWGFDDNRLQTLDRLGLKDTIIMHPGPMNRGLEISSAAADSPRSTVLAQVRNGVSIRMAALYLLLSGDTREPAANTSKESH; encoded by the coding sequence ATGAAGCACCTGCTTTCCACCGAGGACCTGAGCCTCGCCAACGCCGTCCGCATCCTCGATACAGCCGAGGAAATGGCGGCGGTGGGGGACCGGGAGGTCAAAAAGCTGCCGGCACTGCGCGGCCGCACCGTGGTCAACCTGTTCTTTGAGGACTCGACCAGAACACGGATCTCCTTCGAAGCCGCCGCGAAACGGCTCTCCGCGGACGTTATCAACTTTGCTGCCAAAGGATCCTCTGTCTCGAAGGGTGAGTCCCTCAAGGACACAGCCCAGACGCTGGCAGCGATGGGGGCGGACGCCGTCGTCATCCGCCACTGGGCCTCCGGTGCCCCGCACCGGCTTGCATCAACCGACTGGATCGACGCAGCCGTCATCAATGCCGGTGACGGCACCCACGAGCACCCCACCCAGGCTCTCCTGGACGCGTTCACCATGCGGCGGCACTGGTCAAAGCTGGCCGGCACACCTTCCACCGGGGCGGATCTGACAGGAATGCGCGTGGCCATGGCCGGCGACGTTCTGCACTCGCGCGTGGCCCGCTCCAATGTCTGGCTGCTCCGCACCCTTGGTGCCGAAGTCACGCTGGTGGCGCCACCCACGCTGCTGCCCGTCGGCGTCGAAAAATGGCCGTGCAGCATCAGCTACAACCTGGATGAAACCCTTGAAAAGGGTGTGGACGCCATGATGATGCTCCGGGTGCAGGGCGAACGGATGAACGCGTCATTCTTCCCTTCGGCGCGCGAATATTCGCGCCGCTGGGGATTCGATGACAACCGGCTGCAGACCCTGGACCGACTGGGCCTCAAAGACACCATCATCATGCACCCCGGCCCCATGAACCGGGGCCTCGAAATTTCCTCGGCCGCCGCGGATTCGCCCCGTTCCACGGTGCTTGCGCAGGTGCGCAACGGCGTGTCCATCCGGATGGCTGCCCTGTACCTGCTGCTCTCCGGGGACACCCGCGAACCGGCCGCCAACACGAGCAAGGAGAGCCACTGA